The Altererythrobacter sp. CAU 1644 genome has a window encoding:
- a CDS encoding GNAT family N-acetyltransferase encodes MATAPLDIYETTPAQELYETSPAQEIVIRAAGMHFLPRAELSRAGFVAQWDSLVEDASEPNPFFEPWYLLPSLAALDPHEEVSVAAFYARGRLVGLLPLALAADYYRYPLPHAAAWLHANSFCGAPLIAKGWERQFWQALLAAFDRDPCGAMFLHLPQLPSESVVVEALRAILTEEGRAGGTVRVEERALLSSDLSAENYFAAAMPNKKRKELRRQAKRLGEEGELEFARQIDARDITEWTAEFLVLEQAGWKGGEGSALADGDATCALFRDAIAGAADAGRLERLTLRLDGKPIAMLANFIAAPGAFSFKTAFDERYSRYSPGVLLQKENLALLDRTDIDWCDSCAAEGHPMIERIWRDKRRMISLNVAIGGSVRRSIFRQLLRIETRDKAIR; translated from the coding sequence ATGGCGACAGCGCCGCTCGACATCTACGAAACAACGCCCGCGCAGGAGCTCTATGAGACGAGTCCGGCGCAGGAAATCGTGATCCGTGCCGCGGGGATGCACTTCCTGCCGCGTGCGGAACTGTCGCGCGCCGGTTTTGTCGCCCAATGGGATTCGCTCGTGGAAGATGCGAGCGAGCCGAACCCCTTCTTCGAGCCATGGTACCTCTTGCCCTCGCTTGCGGCGCTCGACCCGCATGAAGAGGTTTCGGTCGCAGCCTTCTACGCAAGGGGGCGACTGGTCGGGCTGCTACCGCTTGCCCTGGCCGCCGACTACTACCGCTATCCGCTCCCGCATGCTGCAGCCTGGCTCCACGCCAACAGTTTCTGCGGCGCTCCGCTGATCGCCAAGGGATGGGAGCGGCAGTTCTGGCAGGCCCTGCTGGCGGCTTTCGATCGCGATCCCTGCGGCGCCATGTTCCTGCACTTGCCGCAGCTCCCGTCGGAAAGCGTGGTGGTCGAGGCGCTGCGCGCGATATTGACGGAGGAAGGACGCGCCGGCGGAACAGTCCGTGTCGAAGAACGTGCGCTGCTCTCGTCAGATCTATCGGCGGAGAACTACTTCGCCGCGGCCATGCCCAACAAAAAGCGCAAGGAACTGCGGCGCCAGGCCAAGCGACTTGGCGAGGAAGGCGAACTCGAATTCGCGCGGCAGATCGATGCGCGGGACATCACCGAATGGACTGCGGAATTCCTCGTGCTCGAACAGGCCGGATGGAAGGGGGGCGAAGGGTCCGCCCTGGCCGATGGTGATGCGACATGCGCGCTGTTCCGCGATGCCATTGCAGGCGCTGCCGATGCCGGAAGGCTCGAGCGGCTGACCCTCCGTCTCGACGGCAAGCCGATCGCTATGCTCGCCAACTTCATTGCAGCCCCCGGGGCCTTCAGTTTCAAGACCGCCTTCGACGAGCGTTACTCGCGTTATTCCCCAGGGGTGCTGTTGCAAAAGGAAAACCTCGCACTGCTCGATCGGACCGACATCGATTGGTGCGACAGCTGCGCCGCCGAGGGCCATCCGATGATCGAGCGCATCTGGCGCGACAAGCGGCGCATGATCAGCCTCAATGTTGCGATTGGCGGCAGCGTGCGCCGCTCAATCTTCCGCCAACTTCTCCGCATCGAGACCAGAGACAAGGCCATCCGATGA
- a CDS encoding transcriptional regulator: protein MNAPTRIDQTGTPYTPVFDQSSRAVFAANYPETPHILRHNLGKHALLTLDALAELAEQLPASAIEYNRGDLPIGVDGKPGATGLSIGETIREIARANSWAVLKNIEQVAEYRTLLLGLLAEIKPEIEARTGAMLRPQGFIFISSPNAVTPYHFDPEHNILLQLKGSKVMTQFPAGDPAYAPDEVHETYHSGGARELTWNDGLAAGGMEFPLAPGDALFVPVMAPHFVRVGPESSISLSITWRSDWSFAEADARGFNRLLRRAGFSPTAPGRWPHTNRAKAYGYRALRKLGLVG, encoded by the coding sequence ATGAACGCCCCCACGAGAATCGATCAGACCGGCACCCCCTATACGCCCGTGTTCGACCAGTCATCGCGCGCGGTGTTCGCCGCCAACTACCCCGAGACGCCGCACATCCTGCGCCACAACCTGGGCAAGCACGCGCTGCTCACGCTCGACGCGCTTGCCGAACTGGCAGAGCAGCTTCCCGCCAGCGCCATCGAATATAACCGCGGTGACCTGCCCATCGGGGTGGACGGCAAGCCGGGGGCGACGGGTCTTTCGATCGGTGAGACCATTCGCGAGATCGCGCGCGCCAACAGTTGGGCGGTGCTCAAGAATATTGAGCAGGTTGCCGAATACCGTACTCTGCTGCTCGGCCTGCTGGCCGAGATCAAGCCTGAGATCGAAGCGAGAACCGGGGCCATGCTGCGGCCGCAGGGCTTCATCTTCATATCCAGCCCCAACGCGGTCACACCCTATCACTTCGACCCTGAGCACAATATCCTGCTACAGCTCAAGGGCTCCAAGGTGATGACGCAATTCCCGGCGGGCGATCCCGCCTATGCGCCCGACGAGGTTCACGAGACCTATCACTCAGGCGGCGCGCGCGAACTCACCTGGAACGACGGACTTGCCGCGGGCGGAATGGAATTCCCGCTCGCACCCGGCGATGCCCTGTTCGTGCCGGTGATGGCGCCGCACTTCGTCCGGGTTGGTCCGGAGAGTTCGATCTCGCTGTCGATCACGTGGCGGAGCGACTGGAGCTTCGCCGAAGCCGACGCGCGCGGTTTCAACCGCTTGCTCCGCCGCGCGGGATTCTCACCCACCGCGCCGGGTCGCTGGCCGCATACGAACCGCGCCAAGGCCTATGGTTATCGCGCGCTGCGCAAGCTCGGCCTCGTAGGCTGA
- a CDS encoding acyl-CoA thioesterase, whose amino-acid sequence MSDMPTDPQSLVDALVRLLTVRKQDEHSFSGMPQRGGVGRVFGGQVIAQALQAAQATVEDGKQAHSLHAYFLRGGKEGPPIHYRVEADFDGRSFANRRVVASQEDEDGTSRPILNLTASFQLPESGLEHGEADMPDVPPPEDLPPDMELRREYVAKAGISGTARDLMLRPRPIDMRTSDKLHWMNAEPREPRAHSWFKTVAPLPDDPALHRAVISYASDYTLLGTSALPHGLSWMRGELVGASLDHAIWFHREARADEWLLYATESPWSGGGRGYNRGHIFNRSGELVASVAQEGMMRKRVKPR is encoded by the coding sequence ATGAGCGACATGCCAACCGATCCGCAAAGTCTCGTCGATGCCCTCGTCAGGCTGCTGACAGTGCGTAAGCAGGACGAACACTCCTTTTCCGGCATGCCGCAAAGGGGCGGAGTGGGCCGGGTTTTCGGCGGCCAGGTGATCGCCCAGGCGCTACAAGCGGCGCAGGCCACGGTCGAGGATGGCAAGCAGGCTCACTCGCTCCATGCCTATTTCCTGCGTGGGGGCAAGGAAGGCCCACCGATCCATTACCGGGTCGAGGCGGATTTCGACGGGCGCAGCTTCGCCAACCGGCGCGTGGTTGCCAGCCAGGAGGATGAGGACGGCACGAGCAGACCAATCCTCAACCTCACCGCGAGCTTTCAGCTCCCCGAAAGCGGACTTGAGCATGGCGAGGCAGACATGCCCGACGTTCCGCCGCCCGAGGATCTTCCCCCGGACATGGAACTGCGCCGCGAATATGTCGCGAAAGCCGGGATCAGCGGCACGGCCCGCGACCTGATGCTACGACCGCGCCCGATCGACATGCGCACCAGCGACAAGCTGCACTGGATGAATGCAGAACCGCGCGAACCCCGCGCGCATAGCTGGTTCAAGACCGTGGCTCCGCTGCCCGACGATCCGGCGCTCCACCGTGCCGTCATCTCCTACGCCAGCGACTACACGCTGCTCGGCACCAGTGCCCTGCCGCACGGGCTAAGCTGGATGCGCGGCGAACTGGTCGGCGCAAGCCTCGACCACGCGATCTGGTTTCACCGCGAGGCTCGCGCCGATGAATGGCTGCTCTACGCTACCGAGTCACCGTGGTCGGGCGGCGGACGCGGCTACAATCGCGGCCACATCTTCAATCGCAGCGGCGAACTGGTCGCCAGCGTCGCGCAGGAAGGGATGATGCGCAAACGGGTCAAACCGCGCTAG
- a CDS encoding universal stress protein: MKSILLHIGDDNGLEARVQAALDLARAFDGHVLCQQSVSYETFAPGDMYGTALTAVIPVMKEAAEELRAKLEADLANEDVSWEWDVRYGNAAHLLLEASAISDVIVVGAHGANESQERASRLVGELTTHARTPVLVVPQKARRLDVAGPAMVAWNGSTEACIALRAAVPLLKRANSVYLVTVSEERERERYDVPPVSGAEYLSRHGIEAEMIDIPRGAETIAETLFEAAETRKCAYMVMGAYGHSRLAEMLLGGVTRRVLTDPKLPILLAH, encoded by the coding sequence ATGAAATCCATCCTTCTGCACATCGGTGATGACAACGGGCTGGAGGCTCGCGTCCAGGCGGCGCTGGACCTCGCACGCGCCTTCGACGGCCATGTCTTGTGCCAGCAGTCGGTCAGCTACGAGACCTTCGCACCCGGCGATATGTATGGGACGGCTCTCACGGCCGTTATTCCGGTCATGAAGGAGGCTGCCGAGGAACTCCGCGCCAAGCTCGAGGCCGATCTCGCCAATGAGGATGTCTCATGGGAATGGGATGTGCGCTATGGCAATGCCGCGCACCTGCTGCTCGAAGCCTCGGCCATCAGCGACGTAATCGTGGTTGGCGCGCATGGAGCGAACGAGAGCCAGGAGCGCGCCTCGCGCCTGGTCGGCGAACTGACGACGCATGCGCGTACTCCGGTGCTGGTGGTTCCGCAGAAAGCCAGGCGGCTCGACGTGGCCGGGCCGGCGATGGTCGCGTGGAACGGCTCGACCGAAGCCTGCATCGCGTTACGCGCCGCGGTGCCGCTGCTCAAGCGGGCCAACTCGGTCTATCTGGTCACCGTCAGCGAGGAGCGCGAGCGGGAGAGATACGATGTCCCCCCGGTCAGCGGAGCTGAGTACCTCAGCCGGCATGGCATTGAGGCCGAGATGATCGATATCCCGCGTGGCGCCGAAACCATTGCCGAGACGCTGTTCGAGGCAGCCGAGACGCGCAAATGCGCCTACATGGTGATGGGTGCCTACGGGCATTCGCGCTTGGCTGAGATGCTGCTGGGAGGCGTGACACGGCGGGTCCTGACCGACCCCAAGCTCCCCATCCTCCTGGCGCACTAA
- a CDS encoding DUF4440 domain-containing protein, whose translation MKLVSKLAVVAAAALIATPASAQSWSKEQAEVWAWITDAWATHADPGTWADVLDKDGYGMNGNYPVPTSQAEMSRGAAKFGAEGKVLHHRLDPLAITVSGDTAIAYYYAGITEENFKGERENNTDRCADVLVKRGGAWRFLGWHCVTLENGDD comes from the coding sequence ATGAAACTCGTATCCAAACTCGCCGTGGTGGCCGCTGCTGCGCTCATCGCGACACCTGCCAGTGCGCAAAGCTGGTCCAAGGAACAGGCCGAAGTCTGGGCCTGGATCACCGACGCATGGGCGACCCATGCCGATCCCGGAACCTGGGCGGACGTGCTCGACAAGGACGGCTACGGCATGAACGGAAACTATCCGGTTCCGACTTCGCAGGCCGAGATGTCGCGCGGTGCGGCGAAATTCGGGGCGGAAGGCAAGGTGCTCCACCACCGGCTCGATCCGCTCGCGATCACTGTCAGCGGCGACACGGCAATCGCCTATTACTATGCCGGCATCACCGAAGAGAACTTCAAGGGCGAGCGCGAGAACAACACCGACCGCTGCGCCGATGTGCTGGTGAAACGCGGAGGCGCCTGGCGCTTTCTCGGCTGGCACTGCGTCACGCTCGAAAACGGCGACGACTGA
- a CDS encoding DEAD/DEAH box helicase — translation MSFETLPPILGDALAERGYEAPTPVQAAVIAPDAKGRDLVVSAQTGSGKTVAFGLALADELLGEIRGTPLTEKPLVLVIAPTRELALQVSRELGWLYAKAGIGIATCVGGMDPSKERRALRAGPAIVVGTPGRLRDHLERGALDLSGLVGVVLDEADEMLDMGFRDDLEEILDAAPEQRRTLLFSATMPRAIVRLAERYQSNALRLSLVGEDRGHGDISYQAITVAPSEIENAVVNLLRFHEAETAICFCATRESVRRLHATLQNRGFGVVALSGEHSQSERNQALQAMRDRRARVCVATDVAARGIDLPTLSLVIHVEIPRDAETLQHRSGRTGRAGKKGTAAIVVPYNRRKRVESMLRGAGIDAQWMDAPSPEAIRKKDHARLMDKLTAPAEYEDDDRAIAAELMERLAPEDIAAALVQAHRAKLPSPEELLANTPEARERAKADRHRPGFEDVVWFKIGVGRRQNAEPRWLLPLLCRRGHITRNEIGAIRIGQHESWVQIPRAIAPKFADALQRTASSDDEQDAIRIEESAEGPRMEARENRKHGGEKVHAKPFRKGPGGGKPRAPFKRDNKDGPKPGKKFAGKPQVKGKFKGKPKRG, via the coding sequence ATGTCCTTCGAAACCCTCCCGCCGATCCTCGGCGATGCCCTGGCCGAACGCGGCTATGAAGCCCCCACCCCGGTCCAGGCCGCCGTCATCGCGCCCGACGCCAAGGGCCGCGACCTCGTCGTCTCGGCACAGACCGGCAGCGGCAAGACCGTCGCCTTCGGCCTGGCGCTGGCCGACGAGCTGCTCGGCGAGATTCGCGGTACGCCGCTGACCGAAAAGCCGCTGGTCCTCGTGATCGCCCCGACCCGTGAACTGGCGCTACAGGTCAGCCGCGAGCTCGGCTGGCTCTATGCCAAGGCGGGCATCGGGATCGCCACCTGCGTTGGCGGGATGGACCCGAGCAAAGAACGCCGCGCCCTGCGCGCCGGCCCGGCCATCGTGGTCGGGACCCCCGGGCGCCTGCGCGACCATCTCGAGCGCGGCGCGCTCGACCTGTCGGGCCTGGTCGGCGTGGTGCTCGACGAGGCCGACGAGATGCTCGACATGGGCTTCCGCGACGATCTCGAGGAAATCCTCGACGCCGCGCCGGAGCAGCGCCGCACGCTGCTGTTTTCCGCCACCATGCCGCGCGCGATCGTGCGGCTGGCCGAGCGCTACCAGAGCAACGCGCTGCGTCTCAGCCTTGTCGGCGAAGACCGCGGACACGGCGACATCTCCTACCAGGCGATCACCGTTGCGCCCTCGGAAATCGAGAATGCAGTGGTCAACCTGCTCCGCTTCCACGAGGCCGAAACCGCAATCTGCTTCTGCGCCACGCGCGAGAGCGTCCGGCGGCTTCATGCGACGCTGCAAAACCGCGGTTTCGGCGTGGTCGCGCTGTCGGGCGAGCACTCACAGTCGGAGCGCAACCAGGCGCTGCAGGCGATGCGCGACCGCCGCGCCCGCGTTTGCGTCGCCACCGATGTCGCCGCGCGCGGGATCGATCTGCCCACGCTCAGCCTCGTGATCCATGTCGAGATTCCGCGCGATGCCGAAACGCTCCAGCACCGCTCAGGCCGCACCGGGCGCGCGGGCAAGAAAGGCACCGCCGCGATCGTGGTGCCGTACAACCGCCGCAAGCGCGTCGAAAGCATGCTGCGCGGCGCCGGTATCGATGCGCAATGGATGGATGCCCCCTCGCCCGAGGCGATCCGCAAGAAGGACCATGCGCGGCTGATGGACAAGCTGACCGCTCCGGCGGAGTATGAGGACGATGATCGCGCGATCGCCGCCGAACTGATGGAGCGGCTCGCCCCCGAAGACATCGCTGCCGCGCTGGTCCAGGCTCATCGCGCCAAGCTGCCGAGCCCGGAGGAACTGCTCGCCAACACCCCCGAAGCGCGCGAGCGCGCCAAGGCCGACCGCCACCGCCCCGGTTTCGAGGACGTGGTGTGGTTCAAGATCGGCGTCGGCCGCCGCCAGAACGCGGAACCGCGCTGGCTGCTCCCGCTGCTCTGCCGCCGCGGGCACATCACCCGCAACGAGATCGGCGCGATCCGCATCGGCCAGCACGAAAGCTGGGTCCAGATCCCGCGCGCCATCGCGCCCAAGTTCGCCGACGCGCTCCAGCGGACTGCTTCGAGCGACGACGAGCAGGACGCGATCAGAATCGAGGAATCGGCCGAAGGTCCGCGCATGGAAGCGCGCGAAAACCGCAAGCACGGCGGCGAGAAGGTCCACGCCAAGCCGTTCCGCAAGGGACCGGGCGGCGGCAAGCCGCGCGCGCCGTTCAAGCGCGACAACAAGGATGGCCCCAAGCCCGGCAAGAAGTTCGCCGGCAAGCCCCAGGTGAAGGGGAAGTTCAAGGGCAAGCCGAAGCGAGGGTAG
- a CDS encoding DoxX family protein, producing MAQLGITIGRILLGLYFLLPGLMKVAAPAQTVAYMEANGIAFAMPLMWFAAIVNIVGGLLLITGRHVRLVAYGFVLYVLIVNFTLHDFWTMEEARVERETQNFFKNLGILAGLLVLAGASFARALSPSGWWRSDGAVAGVG from the coding sequence ATGGCACAGCTTGGCATTACCATCGGTCGCATTCTGCTGGGGCTCTATTTCCTGCTGCCCGGGCTGATGAAGGTGGCCGCTCCAGCGCAGACCGTCGCCTATATGGAAGCCAATGGCATTGCATTCGCGATGCCATTGATGTGGTTCGCCGCCATTGTGAACATCGTCGGCGGACTGCTGCTGATCACGGGGCGCCATGTGCGCCTCGTCGCCTATGGCTTTGTGCTCTACGTCCTGATCGTCAACTTCACGCTGCACGACTTCTGGACCATGGAAGAAGCCAGGGTCGAGCGCGAGACGCAGAACTTCTTCAAGAACCTCGGTATTCTGGCGGGTCTGCTCGTACTGGCCGGAGCGTCCTTCGCGCGAGCGCTGTCGCCTAGCGGCTGGTGGCGGAGCGACGGGGCGGTGGCGGGGGTAGGCTGA
- the uvrC gene encoding excinuclease ABC subunit UvrC: MARTPAGSPHDPRGAERFHEERATYTVASAQPDLEAGVKAIRETVKTLKPVPGVYRMLDARGDVLYVGKARSLKARVANYTQVKQLSGRLQRMVSQCRAMEIVTTNSEAEALLLEAQLVKRFRPPFNVHLRDDKSFPFILLREGHDFPRIMKHRGARRAKGNYYGPFASAGSVNTTINALQKLFLLRSCTDSFFSRRDRPCLLYQIKRCSAPCVDRISREDYAELTRQAKDFLSGKSSAVQQDLERQMAQAAESLDFETAAILRDRLRAATFIQGSQAINAQGVGDADVFALAAKGGQVGIQAFFIRGGQNWGHRAFFPTHTKGVEEDEVLSDVLLQFYEEVPPPPTVLVDRALPEAELIEQALTELAGRKVTLSVPQRGERRKLMEQASRNATEALERRMAESGTKAKIQRELAEFLELDAPPERIEVYDNSHIQGAKAVGAIVVAGPEGFLKNQYRKFDIREAQTNDDFGMMREVMRRRFRKLAETERDDDAAPSDKGTHHDNWPDLVLIDGGKGQMSSVRDTLEEMGIEDVPLIAIAKGPHHGREGREVFHFPDGREKTLPTNSPLLFYLQNLRDEVHRYAIGAHRAKRSRAIQASPLDEIPGIGPARKRALLLHFGTASKVRAASLEDLQRAPGVSETVARTIYDFYHAGG, translated from the coding sequence ATGGCGCGAACCCCGGCAGGATCCCCCCACGACCCGAGAGGTGCCGAACGTTTCCACGAGGAGCGGGCGACTTACACGGTTGCCTCGGCGCAGCCCGATCTCGAGGCGGGGGTGAAGGCGATCCGCGAGACGGTAAAGACGCTCAAGCCGGTTCCCGGCGTCTACCGCATGCTCGATGCACGCGGCGACGTGCTCTATGTCGGCAAGGCGCGCAGCCTCAAGGCGCGGGTGGCGAACTACACCCAGGTCAAGCAGCTCTCTGGGCGCCTCCAGCGCATGGTCAGCCAGTGCCGCGCGATGGAGATCGTCACCACCAACTCGGAGGCCGAGGCGCTGCTGCTCGAGGCGCAGCTGGTCAAGCGCTTCCGCCCGCCGTTCAACGTCCACCTGCGCGACGACAAGAGCTTCCCCTTCATCCTGCTGCGCGAGGGGCACGACTTCCCGCGCATCATGAAGCATCGCGGCGCGCGCCGCGCGAAGGGGAACTATTACGGCCCCTTCGCCAGCGCGGGCAGCGTCAACACCACGATTAACGCGCTGCAGAAACTGTTCCTGCTAAGATCCTGTACCGACAGCTTTTTCAGCCGCCGTGACCGGCCCTGCCTGCTCTACCAGATCAAGCGCTGCTCGGCCCCCTGTGTCGACCGGATCAGCCGGGAGGACTATGCCGAACTGACCCGCCAGGCGAAGGACTTCCTCTCGGGCAAGTCCTCCGCGGTGCAGCAGGATCTCGAGCGGCAAATGGCGCAAGCTGCCGAGAGCCTCGACTTCGAAACCGCCGCAATCCTGCGCGACCGGCTGCGCGCGGCGACCTTCATCCAGGGCAGCCAGGCGATCAATGCGCAAGGCGTGGGCGATGCCGATGTCTTCGCGCTCGCGGCCAAGGGTGGGCAGGTCGGCATCCAGGCCTTCTTCATCCGCGGCGGGCAGAACTGGGGCCACCGCGCCTTCTTCCCCACCCACACCAAGGGGGTGGAGGAGGACGAGGTGCTGTCCGACGTGCTGCTGCAATTCTACGAGGAAGTGCCGCCGCCGCCGACCGTACTGGTCGACCGCGCGCTGCCCGAAGCCGAACTGATCGAGCAGGCCTTGACGGAGCTGGCCGGTCGCAAGGTCACGCTCTCGGTCCCGCAGCGCGGCGAGCGGCGCAAGCTGATGGAGCAGGCCAGCCGCAACGCGACCGAGGCGCTCGAGCGGCGCATGGCCGAAAGCGGCACCAAGGCGAAGATCCAGCGCGAACTGGCCGAATTCCTCGAGCTCGACGCGCCGCCCGAGCGGATCGAGGTCTATGACAACAGCCATATCCAGGGCGCGAAGGCGGTGGGTGCGATCGTGGTCGCCGGGCCGGAGGGCTTCCTCAAGAACCAGTACCGCAAGTTCGACATCCGCGAAGCGCAGACCAATGATGACTTCGGCATGATGCGCGAGGTGATGCGGCGGCGCTTCCGCAAGCTGGCCGAGACCGAACGCGACGATGACGCTGCGCCTTCCGACAAGGGCACGCATCACGACAACTGGCCCGATCTCGTGCTGATCGACGGCGGCAAGGGGCAAATGTCGTCGGTGCGCGATACGCTGGAGGAAATGGGGATCGAGGACGTCCCGCTGATCGCGATTGCCAAGGGGCCGCATCACGGGCGCGAGGGGCGCGAGGTGTTCCACTTCCCCGACGGGCGCGAGAAGACGCTGCCGACCAACTCGCCGCTGCTGTTTTACCTCCAGAACCTGCGCGACGAGGTGCACCGCTATGCCATCGGCGCGCATCGGGCCAAGCGCAGCCGCGCGATCCAGGCGTCACCGCTCGACGAGATCCCCGGCATCGGCCCGGCGCGAAAGCGCGCGCTGCTGCTGCATTTCGGCACGGCGAGCAAGGTGCGCGCCGCCTCGCTGGAGGATTTGCAACGCGCGCCCGGGGTCAGCGAAACGGTCGCGCGGACGATCTACGATTTCTACCACGCGGGTGGGTGA